The Maridesulfovibrio sp. genomic sequence ATTGAGATTGAAGGCAGGAGAGTTGATGCATACCGTCCCCGTGAACTGGCCGGAATTATGGCTGTATTGCCGCAGCGTGTCGATCCGGCTTTCGGGCTGACCGTTGAATCCATGGTCATGATGGGCCGTTATGCTCATGGTTCCGGTTTTTTCGGTTATGATGCCGAAGATGAGCGGATTGTGGCGGAAGCTATAGAGCGGGTCGGCATTAAACATCTGGCCGAGAGGTCAGTTGCAGAACTTTCCGGTGGTGAGTTCCAAAGAGTGCTTATGGCCCGCACAGTTGCCCAGCAGGCTGGGATAATGGTCTTGGATGAAGCCTCTTCCGGTGTGGATGTTGCGGGTAAGATTGAGCTTTTTGATCTGTTGAAAAGCATGAATCGTGGTGGAGCAACTATTGTCTGCGTAATTCACGATCTTAATCTGGCTGCCCTTTATTTTGAGCGGTTGGTCTTTCTTTCCGGTGGAAACGTGGCACTTGACGGTTCACCTGTGGAAGTGATCACAGAGGAGAATATTTCAAATGTTTATGAAACATCTGTCGCGGTTGTTGAGCATCCCAGTCTCGGCGTTCCGCAGGTTCTTTTTTCTCCTGCTGCTGATTAGTTTTTCAAGCAGCGCACAGGCTGCGGTTTCCATTGTTGATGATTTCGGCAATGAGCTGACCCTGAAGTCTCCGGCAAAACGCATTGTGGCCCTTTACGGATCGTTTAATGAGATTCTTTGCGCCATGGATCTTGGAGACAGGCTGGTAGCCCGGACAGCTGCGGATCATTACCCGGAACAGATTACAGCTCTACCTTCAATCGGTACCCATATGCGTCCCAATCCGGAACTGATCGTGGCTATGAAGCCCGATCTGGTTCTTCAGATGGCCGGGCGTTCGAAAGCGGCAAGCGCACTTGAACCTTTGCGTACAAGGGGTATCCCCTGCGCAATGTTCAAAGTTGCTTCATTTGAGGAAATGTTTTCCATGATCCGCAGGCTGGGTATACTCACCGGGAAGCCGGGAGCAGCGCAGAAACTGGTGGATTCAATGAATGCGCGGCTTAATGCTGTGTCGGAGCGATGTGTGAGATCCTCATCCGAATCCGCACCGTCGGTGTTTTTCGAAATACGGTATCCCAATCTTCTGGCAGCCGGACAAGGCTCAATAGTAAATGATATTATCCGTCATGCCGGGGGAATTAATTGTGTAGACAATCATAAAAAGATTGTGCGTCTGGGCGAGGAAGAGTTAATGCGCCTCAACCCGCAAAATTATGTTTACCAGACCGGGCGCATGAATCCGTCCCCGGTCAGGCCGGATGAGCGCAGTCATCTCAGATTTCTTGATGCGGTGCGCAATAAAAAAATTTTAAATGTGGACGAGTCGGTTTTTTCCCGGCCCGGACCCAGAAATGTAGAGGCCGTTGAAATTCTGGCGGACTTCCTGCTCAATCAAAAAGAGAAATAAATGAATAGTTCCGGAAAAATATATGGAATCGGGGTCGGTCCCGGTGATTCTGATTTGCTGACCGTGAGAGCGGTCCGTGTGCTTGAGAAAGTTGATGTGGTTTTTGCTGCCTCATC encodes the following:
- a CDS encoding ABC transporter ATP-binding protein, with protein sequence MIRITDLKAGYAGNEVLHGLNLEFAKGSMTAILGPNGSGKTTLVSSISGILSPLAGSIEIEGRRVDAYRPRELAGIMAVLPQRVDPAFGLTVESMVMMGRYAHGSGFFGYDAEDERIVAEAIERVGIKHLAERSVAELSGGEFQRVLMARTVAQQAGIMVLDEASSGVDVAGKIELFDLLKSMNRGGATIVCVIHDLNLAALYFERLVFLSGGNVALDGSPVEVITEENISNVYETSVAVVEHPSLGVPQVLFSPAAD
- a CDS encoding ABC transporter substrate-binding protein codes for the protein MFMKHLSRLLSIPVSAFRRFFFLLLLISFSSSAQAAVSIVDDFGNELTLKSPAKRIVALYGSFNEILCAMDLGDRLVARTAADHYPEQITALPSIGTHMRPNPELIVAMKPDLVLQMAGRSKAASALEPLRTRGIPCAMFKVASFEEMFSMIRRLGILTGKPGAAQKLVDSMNARLNAVSERCVRSSSESAPSVFFEIRYPNLLAAGQGSIVNDIIRHAGGINCVDNHKKIVRLGEEELMRLNPQNYVYQTGRMNPSPVRPDERSHLRFLDAVRNKKILNVDESVFSRPGPRNVEAVEILADFLLNQKEK